attttttttttgttgtagctAGAAAGAAACCAATTAAGTACCATTTTCAGAAGTCACATATTGAGGTTTGTCATTAGCTTGCATAAACTACATCAAAACTTGCCAATTTAAACCACTTTAGAAGCTTCTAACAAATAAGTATGTAACTCGAAAGCATACAAACTATCTGATTTGGGATTAGAAGGCAATGTTCCCCCAGTTCAGTCTGGCTGGACTGCACAGCAGAAAGAAGTGTTGAGAGATTTAATTCGTTTTTGTTATTTCATGAAGTGGTCGAAGTATTCCTCTTTTGTAACCTCACTGATTATGAGGCTTTTGGTCTTTTGCAGACTTGAAATTTGCTATTGATAAGGGGGCAGCAACACTGCTAAGAGGGCATACAAGGTGCATTTTCTGGCATATCTTCcgggtttttttttggcctttatGTTTGTGAGATGTTGGTGTGAGAGTCCACAGCTCTGGATACCATGAAACAGGGACCTGCTTTCACAACCAAGAGCAATTACACGGTGAGTATGAGGACAACACCAGTAAGATACCAGACAAGTATGCCAACATTTTAATTTAGCAGATGCACACATAAGAACAGTATTGTTTGAGACTACAGAATCTAGCGCAGACAGCAGAGAGCTGTATTGCCTAGAAACTAGCATGCATGCCAAAAGGGTACATCTAAAAATCAACTTATTTCCTACCAGCCAGATAGACAAAAGTGGGCAAGGCACTGGCTGAGCACAACACAGTAGCACTGACTCAGAAGACAGACTGAAGGGAGGAACTGTACAAAAGTAAAGCAAGTCACCAAAGAACTGCGTGTAACTACGGAACTAAAGTGCCCATTAAAAGGATGGTTTCTAATTAATGTCACTTGCAAGTGAATTCATTGGGGAAAATGGGTAGAACAGAAGAGTATTGTCAAGTGTGCTCAAGCTGCAGTTTGAATATCCATTAGCAATGTGAATAGAAGTCTGTGGTCAGTGCCCTACAATTATGTTGAGTTTTTCCAGAAAAGCTAAGAACAGAAGCATTTTCCAAGAAGGCCGCTGTGAAGTAACTGCACATGCAAAATGTATGGCTCCAAGTCATCTTTCACAACAGGGTGAAGCTGACAAAATTCGCAAACTGACCAAAGGTGTTGCTGCTTCTGACACCAAGTAATAGACTAAGAAGTAAAATATTCCCATTTCTTACTGCCTCCTCCACCAAAATGCACTTGGTCGCATTGTGTGTGATGAAAAGCCCCCTGCTCTAAAGTCTTTTTAGAGCTTCTCCTTTGGAAACAGCTGCCATTgctaagaatttttttttttttttcatatccttTGAGATCTAATAAAGAAGCACTGTGCCTAAAGGAAGACTTTTGATCCTAAGTCCAAAGTTATGGAAACTCTGCTACATTCAACAGTAAATCATTAAGATCTTAACCTCTGTTacgcctttttttctttattttcctttttctaaatgACATTGCACCTTTGTGCGTTAGATTTACTCCTGTCAGGACTGAGCTCATTCCCTCTGCCTTAACCTGAGATGGCAATTCTGCTGCCACCCCCAGGAAGCACAGCATCAGACTCCCTATGAAATGCAGACaacagtgctttttatttttccaaaacagagGTGGCCGAAGGTGTGAGAGCGACTGAAAGAATTTATTCTGTAAGGGTTGCGTGGCTGGACGCCTGAGCCTGGGCTTCAGTTCCCTTTTTCACCCTTTTTCCAGAGAAGCACTGTAAACTCAGATTAATAGTCAGTTAAAGGTAAGTGATCAAAACATTTATGCACAGAGTTACTTCACACTTGTTCTCCTGGAGAACAGGACCGATGCCTCGCTTTTAGGTACATATATCAGACCTAGCCTTCCTTGGAGTTTATGTAAAGCCATACTCTTTGTAACTGGCCAACATATGAGATACTCACTGGAGgttacaagaagaaaagttcACTTCTGTTAGGATATCAAAATACTGATACTTGTTATAGCTGAACCCTAAACGctgaatttgtttaaaaaaaaaaaaaaacaaaaaaaaaaaaacaaaaaaacaccccacaaACGCTACACAGTGTGCACCTCAGCAGCGCCTTCCCCAAATACCTTGGATGGATCTTAACAATTtcttcccagagctgcagggaggtgAGCCGCTGCGGCACGGAAACGCTCTCGGAGCGCAGCCCCGCCAGCTCAGCGCTCCTGGCAAAGTACAGCACCGtcacctggggggggacaccgggaaGAAGTGTTTTTGTAACCGAGCGCGGCcccctgcctcctgcaggcCCGGCATCGAGGGACCCCCGGCCCGACGGGAGGCCGGGGCCGGCGGCACTCACCTGGCAGCGCATGGAGCCGCCGTGCCCGGCCGGCACAGCCTCGGCCTCACGCCGGCGCCTGCGCCCGGGAGAGCGGAGCCGAGCCAGGCCCGCCCCTTGCGGCCTGCGCCTGGAGCGTGGCGGGGCCCGGCTGCGGGCTGCTAGGCCGGGCCAGGCCGGGCAGGGCGGCTCCGCTCCGGGGTCTGCGCCCCGCGGTGAAACCTCCCGGGGAGACGGCCCCGAGGGGCTTCGGAGGGCGGTGGCGGGTGTGCAGCCCGCACATGGGCcgtagctctggaggcagaCCCCCAAAAGGCAGATCTGGGGATAGGTTTGGTCCCTGCAGTGCCTGGGGGTGTCTGCAAGTAGTTACAGGAGTCATGCATCCACTGCACGGCACATGTTGTATGTAAGCTGCACGTATGTGTCATAGGTACATGTAACGTATGAAAGCCAAAAATCCGCTCAAACATTGATAAAACCTCGCTTAGAATATAGAGACTGCCTTGGCACAGCATTGCCTGTCTCCCTgtggaatagaatagaataattaaggttggaaaagccctccaagatcatctggtccaaccatccccttaccaccaacgtcacccactagaccatgtccgcaagcaccacatccagccttcccttgaacacccccagggacagtgaccacctccctgggcaacccatcccagtgcctgaccgCTCTTTAAGAgaataaatgtctcctaatttccaacctaaacctcccctggcacaacttgaggccattccctcaagttatcactagttatctgtgagaagaggctgacccccagcccccccacacctttctttcaggtagctgtagagagcaataaggtcttccctgagcctcccctggaCTGAGAAACCCCAGTGCCCTATAGGCCTCCAGTGATTGCTCATGTGGGAAGGCGGTGGGTGGAGGAATCCAAGCTGGTGGCCTGTGCAGTGAGGGGACAGCATAACAGTGCAGGGTGTGTAAGTGCCAGGCAGGCCTTGGCAGTGGTTTGGCAAGCACAGTTTGCCAAACTCCAAGCTCCAGTCCCAGCCGTCTTGTGTGGCCAGGgttatttctgtgctgtttaCTGAGCAACACAGAAAACCTCACAGCAGTCAAACAGCAAGTCCTTCCACCACACCAAGTAGGGGGAAACCCTTAACTGTTAGTAGTGATGTTGAGCTTGCAGCGTGCAAACAGGTGTTTGTGGTGGGGGTAGGTTGCAGTATCCTAGATGGATGCAATGctggcagaaataaaaaaataaaaaaataaaaactgcccTCAAAATTAGAACTGCTATCCCATCGTTTAAAAAGGTCACTGAGAATAGAAATAGATCTTTCCACATCTGATTCTTGCTTCTGAGGTACTATGATACAGACAGTAGGAGCTTTCTACTGTACAAAGTTAAAGTGATAAAGTTCTTCCCTTCCACACTgactccctccttcctcccccccccccccccctcacccctggAAAATGTGCAACAGGAATGCAATTATTTTCGTGGAGTTTACATTTTGTACACCATGTCTTATTCCTCTGCTGTGAGGAACAaattagttattttttaaaataactctattttttaaaactctattattttgtttgtgaaTGATTAACTACTGTTACAAATTGAACTCTCCTCAAGAGGGCATGTGTCAGGTGAATAAAAtagttgctttctttttttctctgggCTATGTAATTTTGGATCTATACATCTTAAATGAAATAGATCACTTTGACAAGGTACATATGACCTAGCCACTAGCTAGAAAGTTGCTGGCACATTCTTCCAGTGCAAAAGATGTGCCACAGGTGTCATATCCTCAGAGTCGAGCAAGTGAGTAGCTGAGCTCAGCTGCAGCGAATTAGCCGCTCAGCTCAAAAAAACGTAAGCTCTGAAAGATTTATCCCTAGATTTGGAGTTGGATTTAGAGTGAGGTCCACTGTGGAATAAGGAGGGAGCAGTTACAGGCAGCAAGTTTctagattttctttatttaagctCTAGCTAATAACTCACCAAAGCCACTTTTTGTGCATGCTTGAAAGGATGGGTCAGTTTTCATCCCTGTTATGTGACTCAGTTAAAGACAGAATTTGGGCCAACATGGCACATATGTGTGACTCTTAGAATCTATTAACTATGTTCTAGAACCAATTAATGAGGCTAgcagttcttaagaaaaatgATCAGAAATTAAGCCGAGGTATATTATCAATATCCAACAAAAACTGTCCCTACGTACCTGTTAATTGTGGAGGTCTTTTATTCCAAGAATGTTAGACTCAGAAACAGTTTCTTGGTTTCCAAGAGTGAATTTTAttgaaattgcttttcttttttttttcttcatcttggcttgttttgtgttttgtttatggTCAGTACAAGTAcctatgaaaaatgaaattaaaaatatttctactggTCTGGAGGAGACACAGTAGCACTGTAGAGACTGGGATTTTAAAACAGtctgttctctttttctctgtgattCTTATAAACTATATTCACGTGATTGTTCCCTTAACATCTTGCCTGTTTTGGATCCTTCTTTCAGGCACCATTTTCTTCTTGCATTGTTTGGTTTGGACTGCAATTGTGAGTAGCTCCGGCATGTAATGGTTAGTTCTAAGTGTTGTTTATTGAGtctaatattttaaagtaaatcttGTTCTAGGGCATGGTCTTTGCTTTTGCTAACAGATGTGTGTGCATCCTCCCATGTCCATATGTACTTTAGCATCTTAGATGATAATTCTTTTGGatgtctttaattttaaaagctgttgcAAAGCCCTTCAAAGCAGACATTTCATATTCTGTTTTCCaacctttctttattttaatagtttaaTACTGAAAAATTGCAAATCTTCCTATACAGCATTTTGTTACACCACTGCAATAGAGAGTGGCTTAATAGAAATTTCATTCTAACAGTACCAAGGAGAGGCAAATGTTGAGGAGCTACTATTCCTGTTAATTTGTTTCTTACCTGCCGGCAGCATACTTGGAACATGAAGATCTAGCTTAACCATACCCAGGCACTAGGCTTGCAGTTAAGGCGCGGATAGTGTATTGTGCTGTTGAATGGATAGAACCACAGCAGAGCTGATGAAACTTAAGTAGGTAAAGCAGACTGCTAGTCCTAAACTATTTTTGTAGTAACTTACTACAAGAATTGTTATAAAACATGACTGGATGCACTGGGAAAACCAAAGAGGAATGAAGTGTTGATGTATTATTAAtcttattaatttctttttaccAATGATAAACTTAGTGTCACTGCAGTAATAAAAGTGATACTTTAGAACTGTAAAAGATTGTGACTGTCTAACCTCTACTAGACTTTctgtttcattgtgttttcatttaataaGACATTTTCTCAGGTCTCTTTGTATAAATCACAAGTTATTGTTCTGAAGTTCAGATTTATACTTTGGAAGCCTTGAGATAACTTCTCTTATTCCTATTTTACAGTTGTGATGAATTTACCTATGTTAGCACTACACCTGAGTGCATTTGTGCAGAAATGTAGATATTGATGCATGACACTGTATTTAGAAGAATGGACATGATCACTTTTCTTCGTGCTTCCTGAATTAgccagggaaaataaaaattatcatgATCTGGAATAACCCTTCATTACCTTTTACACCCTCCATTTGTCTTGGGCCCCTAGCCAGATTTAAAGTCAGTTGATCATTAACCTCCCGCTACTgagttcatttaaaacaaaacaaagctgtttGGGATAACCTACTAGGATCTGAAAGAGGGGCAGGTATAAGAGAGATATCACCATGAATTCCAGTCATTCCAATGAATTTGGCCTCAAATATGTCAACACAGGTAATAAtctggaaaacatttccttccTACTTGGGGAGGAAAGAGAACTGTTCCTTGAGTTTCCATGGTGGAagaatggaggggaaaaaagtgaaaatatgaaTCTGTCTGTGGCACTATGACCTCTAGAATTCCTGTGTGTGAGGTATATGTGGCCATTTGACCAATGTCTTTAACATCCCCCTTGGCACTCTTTGACATTGTCTATTACAAAACAGATGGTGCAGTAGTTACTTTTTGAAGGGCTACAAGAGCATGACCACATCTGGAATTAATCTTTAGCTCCCTAAACCAATAGATCACCCAGTTTTAAGAGGGCCTTCCAATATAAATGCATTGCACAAGTACAGAGAAAGAATACACAGCTTTAAGGCAGAGTATAAGCAGTCTGGAACTATAATTCATAGGCACACAAGTATTTCTGCTCAACTGTTTCATTTACAGGCAAGTCTTTTctacaagatttttttaaaatttaattttcattgagCAACAGCAGTAAGTGAAATATATAGCTTcttaaatgagattttaaaaatccataaattttaattttttgaaaaattattttccttttctgttgatGGCTACAGTATATCTAAAGAGATGAGCTTTTTCATTTCCATACTGTCCTTTGCCCTGAAGGATAACTGAAGGTTGTATTAAACCAGCAAACACATGGCATTATTTGAATAAAGCTAACTATGGAGTTTTGGACAACCATTAAGCAGTATAATATATGCTTTAAAGAATGGGGGGAAACAGCACTAGGATACTCAGTGATGATGCCAAGTTAAAAACTGTTTCCACAATCTTTGATGCCAAGGCAAAAGGACAAATTTTATCCCAAAGAACCTTGTATTTCAAATTGCCTGGCACTGAACTGCATCTACCTGGCTAATATTTGATCTGGaggatttaaatatttaaaatatccaCTGTGTGACCTGtaattatgcaaaataaataaataaataattgtaatgTCAAAAATGCATTACTTACCGCAAAGGCCCCAGATTTTTGTAACAAAGCAGTGGTAAGGGCAAaaaattcagaatattttcaaaTCTACAAATCATGTCTCTGATATGgtgtttaaaaacataatatttCTCTCATACCTACTGTTTCACTTGGCTTGTATGTTCTCCTGAACTTCCTTTGTATAGCACTTTGCACAGAGATATGTGGAACACTCGTAGATTATTTGTCATGTTAGTTTATATTCCCAGATTAAATTGTTGGCCTGCTAGCTTTCATAATGCATAAGAATCTGAAATATTGCACAAgataaaaaatgtttcacaaTGTGGAATTGCCATAGGCAATGGAATTCCATTGGAGTTGTTCTTATCCATTGGTGGTTGATGGAAATAAAAT
This region of Anas platyrhynchos isolate ZD024472 breed Pekin duck chromosome Z, IASCAAS_PekinDuck_T2T, whole genome shotgun sequence genomic DNA includes:
- the LOC113840208 gene encoding molybdopterin synthase sulfur carrier subunit, with amino-acid sequence MRCQVTVLYFARSAELAGLRSESVSVPQRLTSLQLWEEIVKIHPRLAVIRDQVIFAVQQEYVLLGDQLLVLQTGDEVAIIPPISGG